Proteins encoded in a region of the Sphingopyxis sp. OAS728 genome:
- a CDS encoding organic hydroperoxide resistance protein, with the protein MNKPDKILYTAKTHTTGGRDGKSASSDGRLDVKLSSPGGPGSGTNPEQLFAAGWSACFEGAMGLAAKKLDVKLPADLAIDAEVDLGMAGDAYLLQARLNVSLPGVERKAAQAIVDMAHQTCPYSKATRGNIDVEINLV; encoded by the coding sequence ATGAACAAGCCTGATAAAATTCTCTACACCGCCAAGACCCACACCACCGGAGGCCGCGATGGCAAGTCGGCAAGCTCGGACGGCAGGCTCGATGTGAAGCTGTCGAGCCCCGGCGGGCCGGGCAGCGGCACCAATCCCGAGCAATTGTTCGCCGCAGGTTGGTCCGCCTGCTTCGAAGGCGCCATGGGTCTCGCCGCCAAGAAGCTCGATGTAAAACTCCCCGCCGATCTTGCGATCGATGCCGAGGTCGATCTTGGAATGGCTGGCGATGCCTATCTGCTCCAAGCACGCCTCAATGTCAGCTTGCCTGGCGTCGAGCGCAAGGCGGCGCAGGCTATCGTCGATATGGCGCACCAGACCTGCCCCTATTCGAAAGCGACCCGCGGCAATATCGATGTCGAGATCAACCTCGTCTGA
- a CDS encoding epoxide hydrolase family protein — protein MSLQASPSFANTASSATPIAATTAAVAAAPQDESIRPFHVAIPEEALTDLRRRIAETRWPDREKVADASQGVQLDRLEPLVRYWGTDYDWRKGEARLNAVPQFITTIDGVDIQFIHIRSKHKGAMPLLMTHGWPGSPFELLKTVGPLTDPTAHGGKAEDAFDLIMPTYPGYGFSGKPNEAWDPARVARAWDVLMKRLGYKNYVSQGGDWGAIISQVLAVQAPEGLLGIHTNMPGTVPPDVLKLVRAKQPVPESYSAEEKIAYAGLETFYGKGFGYAEMMNTRPQTLGYGLSDSPVGLAAFLYEKIATWTHSGGNPESVLTRDEILDNITLYWLTNTGTSSSRSYWDAAQGPGGPFNAIEISKVPVAVTVFPGEIYRAPRSWGEKSFKKLIYWNEVEKGGHFAAWEQPELFAAEIRAAFRLLRERK, from the coding sequence ATGTCGCTTCAGGCGAGCCCGAGCTTCGCCAACACCGCCAGTTCGGCAACTCCGATCGCGGCCACGACCGCTGCGGTCGCCGCGGCGCCACAGGATGAGTCCATCCGACCGTTCCACGTGGCCATCCCTGAAGAAGCGCTGACCGACCTTCGTCGGCGCATCGCGGAGACGCGCTGGCCTGACCGCGAAAAGGTCGCAGACGCATCGCAGGGTGTGCAACTTGACCGTCTCGAACCGCTCGTGCGCTATTGGGGCACCGACTATGACTGGCGCAAGGGCGAGGCCCGTCTCAACGCCGTGCCCCAGTTCATCACGACGATCGACGGTGTCGACATCCAGTTTATCCACATCCGCTCGAAGCATAAGGGGGCAATGCCGCTGCTGATGACGCACGGCTGGCCCGGCTCGCCGTTCGAGCTCCTCAAAACCGTCGGACCGCTCACCGATCCAACCGCGCATGGCGGCAAGGCCGAAGACGCCTTCGACCTGATCATGCCGACCTATCCGGGCTACGGATTTTCGGGAAAGCCGAACGAGGCCTGGGATCCAGCGCGAGTGGCTCGCGCCTGGGACGTGCTCATGAAGCGCCTTGGGTACAAGAATTATGTATCGCAGGGCGGTGACTGGGGTGCGATCATTTCGCAGGTGTTGGCGGTTCAGGCCCCTGAAGGCCTGCTGGGCATCCACACGAATATGCCCGGCACCGTGCCGCCGGACGTTCTCAAGCTCGTCCGTGCCAAACAGCCGGTTCCCGAAAGCTACTCGGCTGAGGAGAAGATTGCCTATGCCGGTCTCGAAACCTTTTACGGCAAAGGCTTCGGATATGCCGAGATGATGAACACGCGGCCGCAGACGCTCGGCTATGGTCTGTCGGACTCGCCGGTCGGTCTTGCCGCGTTCCTCTACGAGAAGATCGCCACCTGGACGCACAGCGGCGGCAATCCCGAAAGCGTGCTGACGCGCGACGAGATCCTCGACAACATCACCCTTTACTGGCTGACCAACACAGGAACCTCGTCATCGCGCAGCTATTGGGACGCAGCCCAAGGCCCCGGCGGTCCGTTCAATGCGATCGAGATTAGCAAGGTGCCGGTCGCAGTCACCGTCTTCCCCGGCGAAATCTATCGCGCGCCGCGCAGCTGGGGCGAGAAGAGCTTCAAGAAGCTGATCTACTGGAACGAGGTCGAGAAGGGCGGTCATTTCGCCGCCTGGGAACAGCCCGAGCTGTTCGCTGCCGAAATCCGCGCCGCTTTTCGTCTCCTGCGCGAGAGGAAGTGA
- a CDS encoding SDR family NAD(P)-dependent oxidoreductase produces the protein MNEVKGTALITGASAGIGAIYADRLARRGYDLLLVARSAANLDKVSKAIREATGRSVETLSADLSNPGELRLIEARLINDRRITMLVNNAGIGAPVPTWQADVDQMEAMIDINATALARLTYAVAQRFAAVGSGTIINIASTVAIAPEFLLNGVYGATKAFVVALTASLQAELADKGVRVQVVLPGATATEFWDLSGVPLSGVPAEIVMSADAMVDAALAGLDLGETVTIPALPDTSAWDAFEAARIAMLPNLSLTHPADRYRPATIGA, from the coding sequence ATGAACGAAGTAAAGGGCACTGCGCTCATCACCGGCGCCTCCGCCGGTATCGGTGCGATCTATGCCGACCGTCTGGCCCGTCGTGGCTATGATCTGCTCCTGGTGGCGCGCAGCGCCGCCAATCTCGACAAGGTCTCGAAAGCAATCCGCGAAGCGACCGGCCGCAGCGTCGAAACGCTATCGGCCGATTTGTCCAATCCGGGCGAGCTGCGGCTAATCGAGGCGCGCCTCATCAATGACCGCCGCATCACGATGCTCGTGAACAACGCCGGCATCGGCGCGCCCGTCCCGACGTGGCAGGCCGATGTCGACCAAATGGAGGCGATGATCGACATCAACGCCACCGCACTCGCTCGGCTGACTTACGCCGTTGCGCAGCGATTTGCTGCGGTGGGCAGCGGCACGATTATCAACATCGCCTCGACCGTCGCTATCGCGCCCGAGTTTCTGCTCAACGGGGTCTATGGCGCGACAAAGGCATTCGTGGTTGCGCTGACGGCATCGCTGCAAGCCGAACTCGCCGACAAGGGCGTACGTGTCCAGGTCGTCCTGCCCGGCGCCACCGCGACCGAGTTCTGGGATCTGTCGGGTGTGCCGCTTTCCGGCGTTCCCGCGGAGATCGTGATGTCGGCCGATGCGATGGTCGATGCCGCTCTCGCCGGTCTCGATCTCGGTGAAACCGTCACGATCCCCGCCCTTCCGGACACGTCCGCCTGGGATGCTTTCGAAGCGGCACGGATCGCCATGCTCCCCAATCTGTCGCTGACCCATCCGGCCGACCGTTATCGGCCCGCCACCATAGGCGCCTGA
- a CDS encoding LysR family transcriptional regulator produces MDRLDAMRVILAVVDAGSLSAGSRALGSPLPSVSRKVAELERYLGTNLFVRTSRNIQLTDAGRDYVEAARRIIADLEETERRASGEYQTPRGELSITMPIEFGVRHVIPIALAFIEEYPEVTLKLVTSDRLVHMVDEHVDVAIRLGHLPDSALFAVKAGEFRLITCASPAYLERCGTPSGPRDLPQHDGILFGPLPMFWGYRVEDEDVMCLPRARVTVNSAAGNLAAALGGVGVARLFDYQVSEHIRSGTLVRLFPDADGELRPVHIVYPRQGLLPLKVRAFIDWAAPRLRVACTGLDCA; encoded by the coding sequence ATGGATCGGCTGGACGCCATGCGGGTCATTCTGGCGGTCGTCGATGCCGGCAGCCTGTCAGCGGGTAGCCGCGCCCTTGGGTCTCCGTTGCCCAGCGTCAGTCGCAAGGTCGCTGAACTCGAGCGGTATCTTGGAACCAATCTGTTCGTCAGGACGAGCCGCAACATTCAGTTGACCGATGCGGGCCGCGACTATGTCGAGGCAGCACGACGTATCATTGCGGACTTGGAAGAAACCGAACGACGGGCCTCGGGAGAGTATCAGACGCCCCGCGGCGAGTTGTCGATCACCATGCCGATCGAGTTCGGCGTGCGGCACGTCATCCCGATCGCGCTCGCCTTCATCGAGGAATATCCCGAGGTCACCCTCAAACTCGTCACCTCCGACCGGCTGGTGCATATGGTCGATGAGCATGTCGATGTCGCGATCCGGCTCGGTCATCTACCGGACAGCGCGCTCTTTGCAGTCAAGGCGGGAGAATTTCGACTGATCACCTGCGCCAGCCCGGCCTATCTGGAACGGTGCGGGACACCGTCCGGCCCGCGCGACCTTCCTCAACATGACGGAATCCTGTTCGGACCGCTGCCGATGTTCTGGGGTTATCGCGTCGAAGACGAGGACGTGATGTGCTTGCCGCGCGCACGAGTGACGGTCAACAGCGCCGCTGGAAATCTCGCGGCCGCGCTCGGCGGCGTGGGGGTCGCGCGCCTCTTCGATTATCAGGTATCGGAGCATATCCGGTCGGGCACGCTGGTGCGGCTCTTTCCCGATGCCGATGGCGAGCTCCGTCCCGTCCATATCGTTTATCCGCGCCAAGGCCTGCTTCCGCTCAAGGTGCGCGCCTTCATCGACTGGGCCGCACCACGCCTTCGCGTCGCATGTACGGGACTCGACTGCGCCTGA